One genomic window of Osmia bicornis bicornis chromosome 5, iOsmBic2.1, whole genome shotgun sequence includes the following:
- the LOC114881451 gene encoding histone H2B has protein sequence MPPKASGKAVKKAGKAQKNISKTDKKKKRRRKESYAIYIYKVLKQVHPDTGISSKAMSIMNSFVNDVFERIAAEASRLAHYNKRSTITSREIQTAVRLLLPGELAKHAVSEGTKAVTKYTSSK, from the coding sequence ATGCCTCCTAAAGCAAGTGGAAAAGCTGTGAAGAAAGCTGGAAAAGCTCAAAAGAATATCAGCAAGACtgataagaaaaagaagaggaggaggaaggaAAGCTATGCAATCTATATCTACAAAGTGCTGAAGCAAGTCCATCCTGACACTGGAATTTCCAGCAAAGCGATGAGCATCATGAACAGTTTCGTGAATGATGTATTTGAGCGAATTGCTGCTGAAGCTTCACGCCTAGCGCATTATAATAAGCGATCGACCATCACATCCCGGGAGATCCAAACTGCTGTCAGACTTTTGTTGCCTGGTGAATTAGCGAAGCACGCTGTTTCTGAAGGCACCAAAGCGGTTACTAAATACACCAGTTCGAAGTAA